The Amycolatopsis endophytica genome includes the window CACCCGCTTGACGACGTTTTCCAGTACGTGCCGGATCAGGAAGTCCCTGAGGCTCAGAGCCGCCAGCTCGTGGCTGGCGATGCTGCGCACGAGCGCCGGGAACGCGCCGCCGTCGGTCGCGTCCCACACGGTCAGAAACCGCCGCACGATGCGTTCCCCGAGGTCGCCCACCGGCCCGTCCATCAGCTGGCCGAGCAGCTCGGCCGGGTCGAACGGCAACTGCAGCACGGCCTGGCCGAACAACGCTTCCTTGCCGCCGAACCAGTGGTTCACCATGGCGGCGTCGACACCGGCCCGCGCGGCGATCGCGCGCACCGTGGCGCCTTCGTAGCCGCTTTCGCTGAAAATCTGGCGCGCGGCGTCCAGGAGCGCGGCACGGGTGTCCTGGCCGCCTGGCCGTCGGCCGCGTCGTTTGCCGGGCGTAGGCTGTTCCGCGGTGCTCACTCCTCCATCATGGCTCCGGCGCGGCCAAAATTCAACGTAGCTTGAATTAATGGCCCGGTGCGAAGACTGTCGGTGCCGAGCGGCACAATGGCCCCATGGTCAGTGCGAATCCCACCGACGGCGGTCTCGGATCGGTGAGCCCCGCGCGCGACGAGTTCCGCGCCCTCGCCGAGGGTCGTCGCGTGATCCCGGTGGTCCGGCGGCTGCTCGCCGACGGCGAGACGCCCGTCGGGCTCTACCGCAAGCTCGCGGCCGACCGCCCGGGCACGTTCCTGTTCGAATCGGCCGAGAACGGGCAGTCCTGGTCGCGCTGGTCGTTCATCGGGGTGCGCAGCCCGGCCGCGCTGACCGTGCGTGACGGCAAGGCGGTCTGGGAGGGCACGCCGCCCGCCGGCCTGCCGCGCGAGGGTGACCCGCTGACC containing:
- a CDS encoding TetR/AcrR family transcriptional regulator, translating into MSTAEQPTPGKRRGRRPGGQDTRAALLDAARQIFSESGYEGATVRAIAARAGVDAAMVNHWFGGKEALFGQAVLQLPFDPAELLGQLMDGPVGDLGERIVRRFLTVWDATDGGAFPALVRSIASHELAALSLRDFLIRHVLENVVKRVSPDRPELRASLCASQMVGVGMGRYVAKFEPFSTTDVETLAAAIGPTLQRYLTGDIG